In the genome of Ignavibacteria bacterium, one region contains:
- a CDS encoding PBP1A family penicillin-binding protein, with the protein MAKKNFSREELQKYFTDPKYRKNNSKGFISRHKKFFIFSGVVILILFIALSVYVFMGLPSFEELENPRPSLASNVYSYDGQLLGQFFIQNRIETHIDSLPKHLVNALIATEDRKFYSHWGVDLDRFVKAIVKNIITLSKKSGGASTITQQLARNLYQLVEREENLLDIALRKVREWITAVQIEKTYTKDEILVMYFNIAYFGRGSYGIESAARNFFGKPASKLNLQESALLVAMLRNPWYYDPIRNPENSYSRRNLILRIMNEQGFTTEDKYQAAISDNIRLMKTSEFTKSAAPHFLEYVRQQLIQKAEKYEVDIYRDGLNIFTTIDFNMQKHANEAVAEHLKEYQPLFDKSWTWNNKSDLIKSILEKGIKNHPSYLSASNENEKQNIASRLRTDQRFIDSLKKVAQTIEAGFIAIEPRTGHIRAMVGGANHDFMYGLNHTTQIKRQPGSAFKPIIYTVAIDNGYPLATEVLNEPITLEIGNQTYSPRNSNDEYGGYLSFRKGLAGSVNMISVRLISEGMAPLHDIPVYSKRLGIKNTIQPFYSIALGTSEVTPLELTTAYSTIANKGVFIEPIGILKVEDRNGLLLEDFRTYAHEALSQETAYLVTDLMQGVVDGGTAQGVRRFFHLPAAGKTGTTQDFADAWFVGFTPSLCAGVWVGFDDQRVKFTGWYGQGAKAAAPIWGRFMQKVYDDKRIGLIPEYFDQPENITTVTFCEKSLQQGIPKLANENCPVKITDVVNSKFNPEMCDIHTTGGFTPLNVDTTSIKIDW; encoded by the coding sequence ATGGCTAAGAAAAATTTTTCAAGAGAAGAACTTCAAAAATATTTCACTGATCCAAAATACCGTAAAAATAATTCGAAGGGTTTTATTAGTCGTCATAAAAAGTTTTTTATTTTCAGCGGAGTTGTGATCCTAATTTTATTTATTGCTTTATCTGTATATGTTTTCATGGGTTTACCTTCATTTGAAGAACTTGAAAATCCGCGTCCATCATTGGCATCGAATGTTTACTCGTATGATGGGCAATTGCTTGGACAATTTTTTATTCAAAATAGAATTGAAACTCATATCGATTCACTTCCCAAACATTTAGTAAATGCATTAATCGCAACTGAGGACCGTAAATTTTATTCGCATTGGGGAGTTGACTTAGATAGGTTTGTTAAAGCTATTGTAAAAAATATCATAACTCTTTCTAAAAAAAGCGGTGGTGCAAGTACAATTACACAACAGTTAGCCAGAAACTTATATCAACTGGTTGAGCGAGAAGAAAATCTGCTCGATATCGCTTTGCGAAAAGTAAGAGAGTGGATTACAGCTGTTCAAATCGAAAAAACTTATACTAAAGATGAAATCCTAGTAATGTATTTTAATATCGCCTATTTTGGAAGGGGGAGTTACGGTATTGAATCAGCTGCCAGAAATTTCTTTGGAAAGCCTGCGAGCAAGCTTAATCTGCAAGAATCTGCACTGCTTGTTGCAATGCTGCGAAATCCTTGGTATTACGATCCAATCAGAAATCCAGAAAATTCATACTCACGAAGAAATCTGATTTTAAGAATCATGAATGAACAAGGATTCACAACTGAGGATAAGTACCAAGCTGCAATATCGGATAACATTCGTTTAATGAAAACTTCTGAGTTCACAAAATCAGCAGCTCCTCACTTCTTGGAGTATGTACGGCAGCAGTTGATTCAAAAAGCTGAAAAATATGAAGTTGATATCTATCGTGATGGTTTAAATATTTTTACAACCATAGATTTCAATATGCAAAAGCATGCTAACGAAGCAGTTGCTGAGCATTTAAAAGAATATCAACCATTATTCGATAAAAGCTGGACGTGGAATAATAAATCTGATCTTATTAAATCAATTCTTGAGAAGGGGATAAAAAACCATCCAAGTTATCTTTCGGCTTCAAATGAGAATGAAAAACAAAATATTGCTTCACGACTAAGGACAGATCAAAGATTTATTGACTCACTAAAAAAAGTTGCGCAGACTATAGAAGCCGGCTTCATTGCAATCGAGCCGCGCACAGGGCACATACGTGCGATGGTAGGCGGAGCAAATCATGATTTCATGTATGGATTAAATCACACAACTCAAATTAAACGGCAGCCAGGTTCGGCATTTAAGCCAATAATTTACACTGTGGCGATTGATAATGGTTATCCGCTTGCAACTGAAGTCTTAAATGAACCGATCACACTCGAAATTGGCAATCAAACTTATTCTCCAAGAAATTCGAATGATGAGTATGGCGGATATTTGAGTTTTCGAAAAGGTCTTGCAGGTTCAGTAAATATGATCTCTGTCAGACTAATTAGTGAAGGAATGGCTCCATTGCATGATATTCCAGTATACTCGAAGAGATTAGGAATAAAAAATACTATTCAGCCATTTTATTCAATTGCGCTCGGAACTTCGGAGGTTACTCCACTTGAATTAACTACGGCGTACTCTACGATCGCGAACAAAGGAGTTTTCATCGAGCCAATTGGGATATTAAAGGTTGAAGACAGAAATGGATTATTACTTGAAGATTTTAGAACATACGCACATGAAGCTCTCTCACAAGAAACTGCCTACTTAGTAACAGATTTGATGCAGGGTGTAGTGGATGGCGGTACTGCACAAGGTGTAAGAAGATTTTTCCATCTTCCTGCAGCTGGCAAAACTGGAACTACTCAAGATTTCGCTGATGCATGGTTTGTTGGCTTTACACCAAGCCTATGTGCTGGAGTTTGGGTTGGATTTGATGATCAGCGTGTAAAATTCACCGGTTGGTATGGACAAGGTGCAAAAGCTGCAGCTCCAATTTGGGGCAGGTTCATGCAGAAGGTTTATGATGATAAAAGAATTGGTTTAATTCCGGAATATTTCGATCAACCTGAAAATATTACCACCGTAACATTTTGTGAAAAATCATTACAGCAAGGGATCCCGAAACTCGCAAATGAAAACTGTCCAGTAAAAATAACGGATGTTGTAAATTCTAAATTCAATCCGGAAATGTGTGATATTCATACAACCGGCGGATTCACACCGTTGAATGTAGACACTACATCTATTAAAATTGATTGGTAA
- the sixA gene encoding phosphohistidine phosphatase SixA has protein sequence MKMNLYLIRHGKAEVKSESGRDFDRELTVKGRRKIESIALRLNDLGITFDKIYSSPLVRAKQTAEIFLHHMINECDFEINNTLAAGCNAKTLLENILFEHEKVALIGHEPDMSQILSDLCGAVNLQFKKGGIAKIVFEGEPRIGAGILEFLITPKIFK, from the coding sequence ATGAAAATGAATCTATATCTGATTCGTCATGGTAAAGCTGAAGTAAAATCTGAGAGTGGACGGGATTTTGACCGGGAGCTAACTGTAAAAGGAAGACGCAAAATTGAGTCAATCGCACTTCGGCTGAATGATCTCGGAATTACATTTGATAAAATTTATTCAAGTCCATTGGTTCGAGCGAAACAAACTGCAGAAATATTTCTCCATCATATGATAAACGAGTGCGATTTTGAAATTAACAATACCTTAGCAGCTGGATGCAACGCAAAAACTTTATTGGAAAATATTCTATTCGAACATGAAAAAGTTGCCTTAATTGGACATGAACCTGATATGTCTCAAATATTATCAGACCTTTGCGGTGCTGTGAATTTACAATTTAAAAAAGGTGGAATCGCAAAAATCGTTTTTGAAGGCGAACCTCGAATTGGTGCAGGGATTTTGGAATTCTTAATCACTCCAAAAATATTTAAATAA
- a CDS encoding M1 family metallopeptidase, translated as MNFTSIKKIAFLCGINLLIFFLILSTDDYFSNLPFVVRDIIGFGNNRIQEKIFLRSYENNFEPTQTLFDVHKVNLRIQVFPESKFIIGRVHFKIRVLKSSDRIVFNLLDNLTVENVFTEGKESIFFHLDNKIEILFEEKLSQREILEIEINYRGEPRDIGLAGFDFVEGTQRFYSLSQPNFAQSWWPCKDDPSDKFLADIEIIVPNKTVGVSNGKLVDIVQFAPNWLSYKYEVSYPISSYSLSVSGADYKEFENSFISISGKNIPLRYFVSESKLNNAKKDFEVIPQMMTAFENLFGEYPFQNEHYGIVEFDWKFGAMEHQTMTSIGSNFITGLKLYDRLLAHELAHEWFGNSVTPFNWKEIWLNEGFATYASYIYLEQTGKKINLNSRQLFYGPVYDPNGFLFGNTVYEKGAWILHMLRRKVGDENFFKSLRKYYEANKYSNSSTTSLKDIFESTCRVDLTKFFNQWIYSSVEKPFYTVSYSTSKRNNDYICTINIEQTQPRLIFENDIEIRLILENKMNLKHILVNNTKKQIVSLIIDSPVMDLVVDPENDLLKEVIYRKFSD; from the coding sequence ATGAATTTTACGTCGATTAAAAAAATTGCTTTCCTTTGTGGTATAAATTTGCTGATATTCTTTTTGATTTTATCCACCGATGATTATTTTTCAAATCTACCTTTTGTAGTTCGAGATATTATTGGCTTTGGGAACAACAGAATTCAAGAAAAAATATTTCTTAGAAGTTATGAAAATAATTTTGAGCCAACACAAACTCTGTTTGACGTTCATAAAGTTAATTTAAGAATTCAAGTTTTTCCAGAAAGCAAGTTTATTATCGGTCGAGTGCATTTCAAGATTCGTGTACTTAAAAGTTCTGATAGAATAGTTTTCAATTTATTAGATAATTTAACAGTGGAAAACGTTTTTACTGAGGGAAAAGAATCAATTTTTTTTCACCTGGATAATAAAATTGAAATTTTGTTTGAAGAAAAATTGAGCCAAAGAGAAATCTTAGAAATAGAAATTAATTATCGTGGAGAACCACGCGACATTGGACTGGCTGGATTTGATTTTGTTGAAGGAACGCAACGATTCTATTCATTGAGTCAGCCGAATTTTGCTCAATCCTGGTGGCCCTGCAAGGATGATCCTTCCGATAAATTCTTAGCTGACATTGAAATAATTGTTCCAAATAAAACCGTCGGAGTATCAAATGGGAAATTAGTGGACATTGTTCAGTTTGCTCCAAATTGGCTGTCTTATAAATATGAAGTTAGTTATCCAATTTCCAGTTATTCACTTTCAGTTTCTGGTGCGGATTATAAAGAGTTTGAAAATAGCTTTATAAGCATTTCTGGGAAAAACATTCCATTAAGATATTTCGTATCTGAATCTAAATTGAACAATGCTAAAAAAGATTTTGAAGTTATTCCCCAAATGATGACCGCATTTGAAAATTTATTTGGCGAATATCCATTTCAGAATGAACATTATGGTATCGTGGAATTCGATTGGAAATTTGGAGCAATGGAACATCAAACGATGACAAGTATCGGCTCAAATTTTATAACTGGTTTGAAACTTTATGATCGATTATTGGCTCACGAACTGGCTCACGAATGGTTTGGAAATTCTGTAACACCATTCAATTGGAAAGAAATTTGGTTGAATGAAGGATTCGCTACTTATGCATCATACATCTATTTGGAGCAAACTGGAAAAAAGATAAATTTAAACTCCAGACAATTATTTTATGGTCCGGTTTATGACCCGAATGGATTTTTATTCGGGAATACAGTATATGAAAAAGGTGCTTGGATCCTCCACATGCTGAGACGGAAAGTCGGCGATGAGAATTTCTTCAAATCACTTCGGAAATACTACGAAGCAAATAAATATAGTAATTCATCGACTACCTCATTAAAAGATATTTTTGAATCAACTTGTAGAGTCGATTTGACGAAATTTTTTAATCAGTGGATTTATTCTTCAGTTGAAAAACCTTTTTATACTGTTTCTTACTCAACATCTAAGCGTAATAACGATTATATTTGTACAATAAATATCGAACAGACTCAGCCAAGGTTAATATTTGAAAACGATATTGAGATTAGATTAATATTAGAAAATAAGATGAATCTGAAACATATATTAGTAAACAATACGAAAAAACAAATTGTGTCTCTCATTATAGATTCACCAGTTATGGATTTAGTAGTTGATCCTGAAAATGATTTGCTAAAAGAAGTTATCTACAGGAAGTTTAGTGACTGA
- the glgC gene encoding glucose-1-phosphate adenylyltransferase, translating to MLIAASTILRNTIAMILAGGQGERLYPLTIYRSKPAVPFGGKYRIIDFPLSNCLNSGFRKIYVLTQYKSDSLNQHLYEGWNIFKSELGEFIYSVPPQLKMSGDWYLGTANAIHQNQNLIKPDKADWILILSGDHIYKMDYLKMVQHHIENDATLTIASIKYPKENARRFGVLVTDENNWVIDFQEKPRTPIEIPGEQGFSWVNMGVYVFNAKELNEILDRDNDNPNSSHDFGKDIIPYMIRERMKILSFPFEDENKKSKIYWRDIGTIDSYYESSIDLIHITPEFNFYDRHWPIRTFQSQYPPAKTISHEGERVGRTLNSIICDGSIVSGGLVERSIIGPGVRVNSYSYVTDSIIMDNVSVGRHARIRRTIIDKNVKVPENYEIGFDLDEDKKKFTVTDSGIVVIAKNQILDGKTITQAK from the coding sequence ATGCTAATAGCTGCTTCGACTATACTTAGGAACACGATTGCGATGATCTTAGCGGGAGGTCAAGGCGAACGTCTCTATCCTCTTACGATTTACAGAAGTAAACCTGCTGTACCATTTGGAGGAAAATACAGGATCATCGATTTTCCACTCTCAAATTGTTTGAATTCAGGTTTCAGAAAAATCTATGTACTTACTCAATACAAATCCGATTCGCTAAATCAACATTTGTACGAGGGGTGGAACATCTTCAAATCAGAACTAGGTGAATTTATTTACAGCGTTCCTCCTCAGCTGAAAATGTCAGGAGATTGGTATCTGGGTACTGCAAATGCTATACACCAAAATCAAAACCTGATAAAACCTGATAAGGCAGACTGGATATTGATTCTTAGCGGCGACCATATCTACAAAATGGATTACTTGAAAATGGTTCAGCACCATATAGAGAACGATGCCACTTTAACGATTGCTTCAATTAAATATCCCAAAGAAAATGCTCGCAGATTCGGAGTACTTGTCACCGATGAAAACAATTGGGTGATAGATTTTCAAGAAAAACCGCGAACACCAATCGAAATTCCTGGAGAACAGGGATTTTCATGGGTGAATATGGGCGTCTATGTCTTCAATGCAAAGGAATTAAATGAAATTCTTGATCGCGACAATGATAATCCCAATTCATCTCATGATTTTGGCAAAGACATAATCCCTTACATGATTAGAGAGAGAATGAAAATTTTATCTTTTCCGTTTGAAGATGAAAACAAAAAATCTAAAATTTATTGGCGAGATATCGGTACGATTGACAGCTATTATGAATCAAGCATCGATTTGATTCATATTACACCTGAATTCAATTTCTATGACAGGCATTGGCCCATTAGAACTTTTCAATCGCAATACCCACCAGCAAAAACTATATCACACGAAGGAGAAAGAGTTGGAAGAACTTTAAACTCAATCATCTGCGATGGTTCGATCGTAAGTGGTGGTTTAGTGGAGCGCTCAATAATTGGTCCAGGCGTTAGAGTTAACAGCTATTCTTATGTGACTGATTCAATCATAATGGATAACGTAAGTGTCGGCAGGCATGCGCGGATTAGAAGAACAATCATTGACAAGAATGTTAAAGTTCCGGAGAATTATGAAATAGGATTTGATCTCGATGAAGATAAAAAGAAATTTACAGTTACAGATTCAGGCATTGTTGTTATCGCCAAAAATCAAATTCTTGATGGTAAAACAATCACACAAGCAAAATAA
- a CDS encoding UDP-2,3-diacylglucosamine diphosphatase, whose product MTDEKPYYFISDLHFGFRSYAEEREQIRFFENVCDEIIRVRGYLVILGDLFDYWFEYKTVVQKNFHRILTKIEDISDAGLKIFYLSGNHDFAHLGYFKNSFGIELSEQSITFELRKKKFFLAHGDGLVKNDFGYLLLKSIFRNKMLQKLYSKIHPSIGVKLASAFSRKSRHYTDGKNYGTIDGLSEFAKQKIEEGFNFVVLGHSHERKFERYNDGYYINLGTWLKQPCYGLYSNGEFKIIDKENG is encoded by the coding sequence GTGACTGACGAGAAACCATATTATTTTATTTCTGATCTTCATTTTGGTTTTCGTTCATATGCCGAAGAACGAGAGCAAATTAGGTTTTTTGAAAATGTTTGTGATGAGATCATTCGAGTTAGAGGTTATTTAGTAATTCTTGGGGACCTTTTCGATTACTGGTTCGAATATAAAACCGTTGTTCAAAAAAATTTTCATCGTATTTTAACGAAAATTGAAGATATTTCAGATGCGGGACTGAAAATATTCTATTTATCTGGCAATCATGATTTTGCTCACTTGGGCTATTTCAAAAATTCATTTGGTATTGAATTATCGGAGCAGTCAATAACCTTCGAGTTAAGAAAGAAAAAATTTTTTTTAGCTCATGGTGACGGCTTAGTAAAAAATGACTTCGGATATCTTTTACTAAAATCAATTTTTAGAAATAAAATGCTGCAAAAATTGTATTCAAAAATTCATCCCTCAATTGGCGTGAAATTGGCAAGTGCATTCTCAAGAAAGTCACGTCACTATACCGATGGGAAAAATTATGGAACTATTGATGGTTTATCTGAGTTTGCCAAACAAAAAATTGAGGAAGGTTTTAATTTTGTAGTGCTCGGACATTCTCACGAACGAAAATTCGAACGGTACAATGACGGCTACTATATCAACTTGGGTACATGGCTTAAGCAGCCATGTTATGGACTGTATTCAAATGGAGAATTTAAAATAATCGATAAAGAGAATGGCTAA
- a CDS encoding L,D-transpeptidase, with amino-acid sequence MNMLVSLKILLTSIVVLIVGIGIGSLSDSNSISDSKSNSSFQSRPFIRIKLSNILDTIFTAKDSYLTVNLKTQRLLHHFRDGRTFEYLCSTGNPNIEEGVITNEGIFVIQYKSKKVYSTQFDSTLLLNWMGFNYGIGIHALNGSAYYRTLGKRAASHGCVRVGREDCQKVYDNVEIGTVIMVHSENNARIISFTDDIDRFISPSKKEIAILSERNLGLLYSGRVLIRETDKMIISEDNISHPGISIGNLQLIPNSQYYIPPLNLTSIQAADRLKIHNWINRNYDLNIFYEQLLE; translated from the coding sequence ATGAATATGCTTGTATCACTAAAAATATTACTGACTTCCATCGTGGTTTTGATAGTTGGAATAGGAATTGGTTCATTAAGCGATTCAAATTCAATTTCAGATTCCAAATCAAATTCAAGTTTTCAAAGTCGACCATTTATTAGAATTAAGCTGTCAAATATTCTCGACACAATTTTTACAGCAAAAGATTCATATTTGACAGTTAATCTTAAAACGCAAAGACTATTACATCATTTTAGAGATGGAAGGACATTCGAATATTTGTGCTCAACCGGAAATCCAAATATCGAAGAGGGTGTTATTACAAATGAGGGTATTTTTGTTATTCAATATAAATCGAAAAAAGTTTATTCAACCCAATTTGACAGCACTCTGCTTCTTAATTGGATGGGATTCAACTATGGAATTGGAATTCACGCTCTAAATGGCTCCGCATATTATCGCACTCTAGGAAAACGTGCTGCATCTCATGGCTGTGTTAGAGTCGGAAGAGAAGATTGCCAAAAGGTATATGATAACGTGGAAATCGGAACTGTAATCATGGTGCATTCTGAAAACAATGCACGAATAATTTCATTCACAGATGACATCGATCGGTTTATTTCTCCTTCTAAAAAAGAGATAGCAATTCTTTCGGAAAGAAATTTAGGTCTTTTATATTCAGGGAGAGTTCTCATTAGAGAAACAGATAAAATGATCATATCTGAAGATAACATTTCGCATCCTGGAATATCCATCGGCAATTTACAACTAATACCAAATAGTCAATACTATATTCCTCCGTTGAACTTAACTTCAATTCAAGCAGCAGACAGATTAAAAATTCATAACTGGATAAACAGAAATTATGATCTCAATATTTTTTATGAACAATTATTGGAATGA
- a CDS encoding excinuclease ABC subunit C has translation MSSELKNKIENLPPLPGVYLFQNAGGKIIYIGKAKNIKNRVKSYFTSAPLSAKTEVMVNKISDLEVIVTDNEIEALILESNLVKQHKPRYNINLKDDKSFPYIVITNEDYPQVFPTRRIINDGSKYFGPYTDVKTMKFALKILRDVFKIRSCKYHIDDEVIRKKKIKICLDYHIQKCDGPCEGLISKTEYRKMINQVEKVLRGRIDSLINELHSEMNTFSEELKYEKAAEIKSKIDALQVYSNSQKVVSSDYSDKDVITIAADIPDAVAAIFNIRNGKLVGKKKFIFSYPIETSMGEIYSSVIKNYYSDFVEIPENIVVQNEPYDISALEIYLKNKSKLETIILTADDSQDIKSLLNMCYQNALLELNDIKLQRLKKDGKISYVLKSLQRDIFLKNIPARIECFDISTLQGSETVASLVVFENGKPKKSEYRKFIIKDNSGIDDFRSMAEVIERHYSRVLAENKKQPNLIMVDGGKGQLSSAVRVLKKLGLTNIPIIGLAKRLEEIFIPNEKDSILIPKTSSSLKLLQQIRDEAHRFAITFHRKKRDERTLRTELLSIEGIGNKTAEKLLTKFGSVENIKNSSMKKISEIIGKSSTQKIIAYFSK, from the coding sequence ATGAGTTCTGAGTTAAAAAATAAGATTGAAAACTTACCTCCCTTACCTGGGGTTTATCTTTTTCAAAATGCTGGCGGAAAAATAATTTACATCGGTAAAGCGAAAAACATTAAGAATAGAGTTAAAAGTTATTTTACTTCGGCTCCATTATCCGCAAAAACTGAAGTGATGGTTAATAAAATTTCTGATTTAGAAGTAATCGTAACGGATAATGAAATTGAAGCTTTAATCTTGGAATCAAATTTAGTCAAGCAACACAAACCTCGCTACAACATCAACCTAAAAGATGATAAATCATTTCCATACATAGTCATCACAAATGAAGATTATCCACAAGTTTTCCCTACCCGAAGAATCATTAATGACGGTTCAAAATATTTTGGGCCATATACTGATGTAAAGACAATGAAATTTGCTCTAAAAATTCTTCGTGATGTGTTTAAGATAAGAAGCTGCAAATATCATATCGATGATGAAGTTATTCGGAAAAAGAAAATTAAAATATGTCTTGACTATCACATTCAAAAATGCGACGGACCTTGTGAAGGATTAATATCAAAAACTGAATATCGAAAAATGATAAATCAGGTTGAGAAAGTGTTACGGGGAAGAATCGATTCGCTCATCAATGAGCTTCATAGCGAAATGAATACCTTCAGCGAAGAACTTAAGTATGAAAAAGCAGCGGAAATTAAAAGTAAAATTGACGCACTGCAAGTTTATTCAAACTCTCAAAAAGTTGTGAGTTCAGATTACTCGGACAAAGATGTAATAACAATCGCTGCAGATATTCCAGATGCTGTTGCTGCAATATTTAATATTCGAAATGGAAAATTAGTTGGTAAAAAGAAGTTTATTTTCAGCTATCCAATTGAAACTTCAATGGGAGAAATATACTCATCAGTAATAAAAAATTATTATTCAGATTTTGTTGAAATTCCAGAAAATATTGTTGTTCAAAATGAACCTTATGACATCTCAGCGCTTGAAATTTATCTCAAAAACAAATCAAAGCTCGAAACAATAATTTTAACTGCTGATGATAGCCAGGATATTAAGTCACTACTAAACATGTGTTATCAGAATGCTTTACTCGAATTGAATGATATAAAACTACAGAGATTAAAAAAGGATGGAAAAATTTCTTACGTACTGAAATCTCTTCAGAGAGATATTTTTTTGAAAAACATTCCAGCAAGAATTGAGTGTTTTGACATTTCAACACTCCAAGGTTCGGAAACAGTTGCATCTCTTGTTGTGTTTGAAAATGGTAAACCGAAAAAAAGTGAATATCGTAAATTTATTATTAAAGATAATTCAGGGATTGATGATTTCAGAAGTATGGCCGAAGTAATCGAGAGGCACTACAGCCGTGTATTAGCTGAGAACAAAAAGCAGCCAAACTTGATTATGGTCGACGGTGGGAAAGGACAGCTATCATCCGCAGTTAGGGTGTTAAAGAAATTAGGTTTAACAAATATTCCCATAATTGGCTTAGCAAAACGTCTAGAAGAAATTTTTATCCCGAATGAAAAAGATTCTATCTTAATCCCGAAAACTTCTTCCTCTCTAAAACTTCTCCAGCAAATCCGAGATGAGGCACACCGTTTTGCGATCACGTTTCATAGAAAAAAAAGGGATGAGAGAACTCTTCGAACAGAATTGCTTTCAATTGAAGGGATCGGTAATAAAACAGCAGAAAAACTATTGACGAAATTCGGGAGTGTTGAAAATATTAAAAATTCATCGATGAAAAAGATTTCGGAAATTATTGGAAAGTCTTCGACGCAAAAAATTATTGCCTATTTTTCAAAATGA
- the hpnC gene encoding squalene synthase HpnC — MAFDLKYSYDYCKKIAVSHYENFPVASLLIPSEKRKYIFAVYAFARIADDIADEGSELFEKRIAELTLYKNDFIQRSNVENYLHFPAVYDTIEKYNLSEILFTNLIEAFIQDNEKFEYQNFAEVLEYCKKSANPVGRIVLQIFDHHDQEMFRLSDLICTALQLTNFWQDLSIDLRKGRCYLPQDEMQQNQITFNELKNTDLSPALKELLKIQIDRTGEMFDEGQKLILHLKGLLKLEIKLTILGGKSILRKIKKLDYNILLRRPKLNILNKIFLFIKMLFV, encoded by the coding sequence ATGGCTTTCGATTTGAAATATTCTTATGACTATTGTAAAAAAATTGCCGTCAGTCATTATGAAAATTTTCCTGTTGCTTCTCTGTTAATACCTTCTGAAAAAAGAAAATATATTTTTGCTGTATATGCATTTGCTAGAATTGCAGATGATATCGCTGATGAGGGTAGTGAGTTGTTCGAAAAAAGAATTGCTGAATTAACTTTATATAAGAATGATTTCATTCAGAGATCGAATGTGGAAAATTATCTTCACTTCCCGGCAGTATACGACACAATCGAGAAATACAATCTGAGTGAAATCCTCTTCACAAACTTAATTGAAGCCTTTATTCAGGATAATGAAAAATTTGAATACCAAAATTTCGCAGAGGTACTCGAATATTGTAAAAAATCTGCGAATCCAGTTGGTCGAATTGTCCTGCAGATTTTTGATCATCATGATCAAGAAATGTTTCGATTGTCTGATTTGATTTGCACGGCTCTGCAATTGACAAATTTCTGGCAGGATCTTTCTATTGATTTAAGGAAAGGACGATGCTATTTACCTCAAGATGAGATGCAACAAAATCAAATCACTTTTAATGAATTGAAAAATACTGACTTATCTCCGGCATTGAAAGAATTACTAAAAATTCAGATAGACCGAACCGGTGAAATGTTTGATGAAGGGCAGAAACTTATTTTGCATCTTAAAGGTTTATTGAAATTAGAGATAAAGTTGACTATTCTTGGTGGTAAAAGTATTCTTAGAAAAATAAAAAAATTAGATTACAATATCTTGCTGCGACGTCCAAAACTAAATATTCTAAATAAAATATTTCTTTTTATAAAAATGCTTTTTGTTTAA